The following proteins come from a genomic window of Alicyclobacillus dauci:
- a CDS encoding MBL fold metallo-hydrolase codes for MLNFVGCGSAFNTALGNNSAYMKFDDTLFMIDCGSANFGRIKRANLLDGIKHIDVLITHLHPDHIGSLGDLIFYTYYNMRPMFGVKVRLLIRA; via the coding sequence ATGCTAAACTTTGTTGGCTGTGGAAGTGCATTCAATACTGCGCTCGGCAACAACAGTGCTTACATGAAATTCGATGATACGCTGTTCATGATCGATTGTGGTAGCGCCAATTTTGGCCGTATCAAACGCGCTAATTTACTCGATGGTATCAAACACATCGACGTACTGATTACACACCTTCACCCTGATCACATTGGTTCACTGGGCGACTTGATCTTTTACACGTACTACAATATGCGGCCGATGTTCGGAGTGAAGGTTCGGCTTCTGATAAGAGCTTGA
- a CDS encoding MBL fold metallo-hydrolase, with protein MEGVTQDKYVFDVIKSSPFVSYYGLTIALTEVEHAEELKSYGFLLTMGDKHIYYSGDSNMIPSQALGLLIEGDIHYFYQDTCKADYPDNVHLSLIRLCELIPQEYRSKVYCMHLDETFNVDEARAFGFNVVTASC; from the coding sequence ATGGAGGGAGTTACACAGGACAAGTACGTGTTTGACGTTATTAAGAGCAGTCCGTTTGTATCATATTACGGATTGACAATTGCACTCACTGAAGTTGAGCATGCGGAGGAATTGAAGAGCTATGGATTTCTGCTAACCATGGGCGACAAACACATTTACTACAGCGGCGACAGCAATATGATTCCTAGCCAAGCATTGGGTTTGCTCATAGAGGGAGATATTCACTACTTCTATCAAGACACATGCAAGGCGGACTATCCCGATAATGTACATTTGTCATTGATTCGGCTATGTGAGTTGATACCGCAGGAATATCGCAGCAAAGTGTACTGCATGCATTTAGACGAGACATTCAATGTAGACGAGGCTAGGGCATTCGGATTCAATGTTGTGACTGCGTCATGCTGA
- a CDS encoding cold-shock protein: protein MQEGIVKWFNGEKGYGFISVEGGDDVFVHYSAIEGTGFKTLDEGQRVSFDVVEGPKGPQAANVVKL, encoded by the coding sequence ATGCAAGAAGGTATTGTAAAGTGGTTCAATGGTGAAAAGGGTTACGGATTTATTTCTGTCGAGGGTGGCGACGACGTGTTCGTTCACTACAGTGCCATTGAGGGAACTGGCTTTAAGACACTTGACGAAGGCCAACGCGTAAGTTTTGACGTAGTGGAAGGGCCGAAGGGTCCCCAAGCCGCAAACGTCGTGAAGCTCTGA
- a CDS encoding acyl-CoA thioesterase has product MIEAVETRLEVRWGECDPAGIVYHPAYIDWFSVARMHFLSENGIQYMDTFHVAKIHLLVTDVACKYIKALRAEDQITVVARLVERSRARLMFVYDVLNDAGEVCATGHTRHAFVQDGSNKPVNLEKAAAELWAHVSALPVSVRA; this is encoded by the coding sequence ATGATCGAGGCAGTTGAAACGAGGCTGGAAGTTCGTTGGGGTGAATGCGATCCGGCAGGTATCGTCTATCACCCAGCCTATATTGATTGGTTTTCTGTGGCACGTATGCACTTCTTGTCTGAAAACGGAATACAGTATATGGACACTTTTCACGTGGCTAAAATCCACTTACTTGTGACAGATGTGGCTTGTAAGTATATCAAGGCATTGAGAGCGGAAGACCAAATTACCGTTGTTGCCCGTCTAGTTGAACGTTCGCGTGCGAGACTGATGTTCGTGTATGACGTACTGAACGATGCGGGGGAAGTTTGTGCAACCGGACATACTCGGCATGCGTTTGTGCAAGACGGATCGAATAAACCTGTTAACTTGGAGAAGGCTGCAGCCGAATTATGGGCGCACGTTTCGGCACTACCTGTGTCGGTTCGCGCGTAA
- the ytxC gene encoding sporulation protein YtxC — protein MPIIKVTINHAFPALIDKLSRVSGVEVKDEDSLANALICEYHPHAIPQMSQVLTNVLFSDWLFATLEAQLQTEQRQLTNDELEYLILVFLHEVRSGEVTIAKRAYSEWINRSVQGLHALLNANQTIISLDGFARFRLRAFMNGLSSMMADRVGQFMIDREYEESVSMLKYMLESQPSVERELHVFCAPDRVWITDASGGLVRDSDITEIALAESGGDLNSEDLAMSILITRSPCRIVLHDMNPDAMWPSFAETLDRVFSERVQRCDHCSTCQQLEQAHHHLPVDGPHEHRFRRNH, from the coding sequence GTGCCTATCATTAAGGTAACAATTAACCACGCGTTCCCGGCCCTGATTGACAAACTATCCCGTGTAAGTGGCGTGGAAGTGAAGGATGAGGACTCGCTAGCTAATGCATTAATATGTGAGTATCATCCACACGCCATCCCGCAGATGTCGCAAGTTCTCACGAATGTGCTGTTTAGCGATTGGTTGTTTGCAACTCTAGAGGCACAGCTTCAAACGGAGCAGAGACAACTGACAAATGATGAGTTGGAATATCTCATTCTTGTCTTTCTCCATGAGGTGCGCTCGGGGGAAGTGACGATTGCCAAACGAGCGTACAGTGAGTGGATCAACCGCTCCGTACAAGGGCTTCATGCTTTGTTGAATGCGAATCAAACGATAATATCGCTCGACGGGTTTGCACGGTTTCGCCTGAGGGCATTTATGAATGGACTCAGTAGTATGATGGCTGATCGGGTAGGGCAGTTCATGATAGATAGGGAGTATGAGGAATCCGTCTCCATGCTGAAGTACATGCTTGAGTCACAACCTTCTGTGGAGCGGGAATTACATGTGTTTTGCGCTCCGGATCGGGTTTGGATCACGGATGCAAGCGGTGGTCTCGTACGCGATAGTGACATCACCGAGATCGCCTTGGCTGAGTCTGGTGGGGACTTGAATAGTGAAGACTTGGCAATGAGTATTTTGATCACGAGGTCGCCTTGCCGGATCGTTCTTCATGATATGAATCCTGACGCGATGTGGCCGAGTTTTGCTGAAACACTCGATAGGGTATTTTCCGAACGTGTACAGCGATGTGATCATTGTAGTACTTGCCAACAGTTGGAACAGGCACACCATCATTTACCGGTAGATGGTCCGCATGAACATCGCTTTCGCCGAAATCACTGA
- the thrS gene encoding threonine--tRNA ligase, with translation MANEVVIHLKDGSERRLPAGSTYADVAAGISPRLAKEAVAAKANGQVVDLSREIEDGAQVELLTLKDPEGLDVMRHSTAHVMAQAVARIFPGTKFAIGPVIENGFYYDFADHDFTPEDLPRIEAEMKKIVDADYPIEREVISREAALKMFRDREDRFKVEIIEDLPADTTLTIYKQAEFVDLCRGPHLPSTGRIKVFQLQSIAGAYWRGDSSREMLTRLYAVAFAKKSDLDEYNRLQQEARERDHRRIGKELDIFMLSPEVGQGLPLWLPNGAKIRRTIERYIVDLEESLGYDHVYTPHLASIELYKISGHWDHYHEDMYPPMQMDNEELVLRPMNCPHHMMIYKNHMHSYRELPIRVAELGMMHRYEMSGALAGLQRVRAMTLNDAHIFCRPDQIQSEFERVVRLIERVYKDFGIKDYYHRLSYRDPADTEKYVQNDEMWEKAQQMLRQAMDNLGLDYVEAPGEAAFYGPKLDVQVRTALGKDETLSTVQLDFHLPNRFDLEYVGEDGKMHRPVVIHRGVVGTMERFTAFLIEQYKGAFPTWLAPVQAVVASVSSDFAPYAEEVADKLRQQGLRVDADTRPEKIGYKIREAQVHKVPYTLVVGQREAEEGTVSVRRYQTGDQGSMDLETFAKRLQEDVQSKALLVEA, from the coding sequence GTGGCAAACGAAGTGGTTATTCATTTGAAAGACGGATCGGAACGGCGTCTACCCGCTGGCAGCACGTATGCAGATGTCGCAGCGGGTATCAGTCCCCGTCTGGCGAAGGAAGCTGTCGCTGCGAAAGCGAACGGACAAGTTGTGGATCTATCCCGCGAGATCGAAGATGGTGCGCAAGTAGAACTGTTGACGTTAAAGGACCCGGAAGGCCTTGACGTGATGCGCCATTCCACGGCGCACGTCATGGCTCAAGCGGTAGCACGTATTTTCCCAGGCACCAAGTTTGCCATTGGTCCTGTGATTGAAAACGGGTTTTATTACGATTTTGCCGATCACGACTTTACACCGGAGGACTTACCTCGCATCGAGGCCGAGATGAAGAAAATCGTCGATGCGGATTATCCGATCGAGCGTGAAGTCATTTCCCGGGAAGCAGCGCTCAAGATGTTCCGGGACAGGGAAGATCGCTTCAAAGTGGAAATCATTGAGGACTTGCCGGCGGACACGACACTCACCATTTACAAGCAGGCCGAGTTTGTCGATCTCTGCCGTGGTCCACACCTGCCGTCCACAGGCCGCATTAAAGTGTTCCAGTTGCAGAGCATTGCTGGTGCGTACTGGCGGGGCGACTCTTCGCGTGAAATGCTCACGCGGTTGTACGCGGTCGCTTTCGCAAAGAAGAGCGATCTCGACGAGTACAATCGCCTGCAACAAGAAGCTCGTGAGCGTGATCACCGCCGGATCGGCAAAGAGCTCGACATCTTCATGTTGTCACCTGAAGTCGGGCAAGGTTTGCCTTTGTGGCTGCCCAACGGTGCCAAGATTCGTCGGACCATCGAGCGTTACATCGTGGATTTAGAGGAGTCTCTCGGCTACGATCACGTCTATACGCCCCACCTTGCAAGCATTGAGTTGTACAAGATCTCCGGCCACTGGGATCACTATCACGAAGACATGTATCCGCCCATGCAAATGGACAATGAGGAACTCGTTCTGCGGCCGATGAATTGCCCGCACCACATGATGATCTACAAAAATCACATGCACAGTTATCGCGAACTGCCCATTCGCGTTGCGGAACTCGGCATGATGCACAGATATGAAATGTCCGGGGCGTTGGCCGGGTTGCAACGCGTACGCGCGATGACCTTGAATGACGCGCATATCTTCTGCCGTCCGGATCAAATCCAGAGTGAATTTGAGCGCGTCGTGCGCTTGATTGAACGTGTCTACAAGGATTTCGGCATCAAGGATTACTACCACCGGTTGAGCTATCGCGATCCGGCGGACACCGAGAAATATGTGCAGAACGACGAAATGTGGGAGAAGGCACAGCAGATGCTGCGTCAAGCGATGGACAATCTCGGGCTGGATTATGTTGAAGCGCCAGGTGAAGCGGCATTCTATGGTCCGAAATTGGACGTTCAAGTCCGCACGGCTTTGGGCAAGGATGAAACACTGTCGACCGTACAGTTGGACTTCCACCTGCCGAATCGATTTGATCTCGAATACGTTGGGGAAGACGGCAAAATGCATCGTCCGGTCGTCATTCATCGCGGGGTCGTGGGCACCATGGAGCGGTTTACCGCTTTCCTCATTGAGCAGTACAAAGGTGCGTTTCCGACTTGGCTGGCACCTGTTCAAGCGGTGGTCGCATCCGTCTCCAGTGACTTCGCACCGTATGCTGAAGAGGTTGCAGATAAACTCCGCCAGCAAGGGCTGCGCGTAGACGCCGATACGAGACCTGAGAAAATCGGTTACAAGATCCGTGAAGCACAGGTGCATAAGGTTCCCTACACGCTGGTGGTCGGACAGCGGGAAGCGGAAGAAGGCACGGTTTCCGTTCGTCGTTACCAAACGGGTGACCAGGGTAGTATGGACCTGGAAACCTTCGCAAAGAGACTTCAAGAAGATGTACAGAGTAAGGCACTGTTGGTTGAAGCATAA
- the infC gene encoding translation initiation factor IF-3 — translation MNDGIRAREVRVVDAENEQLGIMSLRDALRLAEERNLDLVNVAPNAKPPVCRIMDFGKFKYEQSKKEKESRKNQKVVLLKEVRMTPNIEAHDFNVKLKNVLKFLSDGSKVKVSVRFRGREITHSNIGQELLLKLAKSAEEQAVVERMPRLEGRHMVMILSPKQPSA, via the coding sequence GTGAATGATGGAATTCGCGCGCGGGAAGTCCGTGTTGTTGACGCGGAAAACGAGCAGCTTGGCATTATGTCCCTGCGTGATGCACTCCGTTTAGCGGAAGAGCGGAACTTGGATTTGGTCAACGTCGCACCGAACGCGAAGCCACCTGTCTGCCGGATCATGGATTTTGGCAAGTTCAAGTACGAGCAGAGCAAGAAAGAAAAAGAGTCGCGGAAGAACCAAAAGGTCGTTCTTCTCAAGGAAGTTCGCATGACGCCAAACATTGAGGCGCACGACTTCAACGTGAAGTTGAAAAACGTCCTCAAATTCCTCAGTGACGGTTCGAAAGTCAAAGTATCTGTGCGTTTTCGCGGTCGCGAAATCACGCACTCGAACATCGGCCAAGAACTCTTGCTCAAATTAGCCAAGTCAGCTGAGGAACAAGCGGTGGTGGAACGTATGCCGCGCTTGGAAGGCCGTCACATGGTCATGATTTTGTCACCCAAACAACCGAGCGCGTAG
- the rpmI gene encoding 50S ribosomal protein L35 — MANKMKSHSGLKKRVKRTASGKLKRAHAFAYHKSEHKSASRKRRLRGTTLISASDYKRIKQLVAYK; from the coding sequence ATGGCCAACAAGATGAAATCACACAGTGGTTTGAAAAAGCGCGTAAAGCGTACGGCTTCTGGAAAATTGAAGCGCGCACACGCGTTTGCATATCACAAATCCGAGCACAAGTCTGCATCTCGCAAGCGTCGTCTCCGTGGTACCACGCTGATTTCTGCGAGCGATTACAAGCGTATTAAACAGTTGGTGGCTTATAAATAA
- the rplT gene encoding 50S ribosomal protein L20: protein MARVKGGMVTRRRHKKILKLARGYRGSKHRLFRTAKQQVMKSLMYAYRDRRVRKRDFRRLWIQRINAAARSNGMSYNKFMYGLKLAGVEVNRKMLADLAVADGAAFTQLVNVAREKLNA from the coding sequence ATGGCACGTGTTAAAGGTGGTATGGTGACGCGCCGTCGCCACAAGAAAATTTTGAAGTTAGCCCGCGGCTACCGCGGTTCGAAGCACCGTTTATTCCGCACAGCGAAGCAGCAGGTAATGAAGTCGCTGATGTATGCTTACCGTGATCGTCGAGTCCGTAAGCGCGACTTCCGCCGCCTCTGGATCCAGCGTATTAATGCGGCAGCTCGTTCGAACGGAATGTCTTACAACAAGTTCATGTACGGTTTGAAGTTGGCAGGCGTCGAAGTGAACCGCAAGATGTTGGCTGACCTCGCAGTTGCGGATGGGGCTGCGTTTACGCAGTTGGTCAACGTAGCTCGTGAGAAGCTAAACGCCTAA
- a CDS encoding TrmH family RNA methyltransferase, whose protein sequence is MYIESPQNARVRAWSQLKSKKVRSRQGLFLVEGRRLVEELVGSAYELEALLWNVAADEPPSHLTEHPKFQGHVYELSPAAFALVSDTTTPQGLIAIAKLPETGSQAGSISTHAVLLDGIQDPGNVGTLLRSCEAFGFHSVCCGTSTVDPFAPKVVRSAMGGMFRLDLWTEDSVQFIEDWRRNHPDGRVIVAAADADELCYSADMRRPTLVVIGSEAFGASDEVRELADLAVAIPMQADTESLNAAVAGSILLYEAYRQGRP, encoded by the coding sequence GTGTATATCGAGTCGCCGCAGAATGCCCGCGTGCGTGCCTGGAGCCAGTTGAAGTCAAAAAAAGTCCGATCACGGCAAGGTCTGTTTTTAGTAGAAGGCCGCCGATTGGTCGAGGAACTGGTTGGCAGTGCGTATGAATTGGAAGCGCTGTTATGGAATGTTGCGGCGGACGAGCCCCCGTCACACCTAACAGAACACCCGAAGTTTCAGGGGCACGTCTATGAACTCTCTCCGGCTGCCTTCGCCCTCGTATCCGATACGACGACACCACAGGGACTTATCGCGATAGCGAAGTTACCTGAGACAGGCTCCCAGGCGGGATCGATCTCGACGCACGCGGTTTTGCTAGACGGGATCCAGGACCCCGGGAACGTGGGAACGCTGCTGCGTTCGTGTGAAGCATTCGGCTTTCATTCAGTTTGCTGTGGCACGAGCACAGTCGATCCGTTTGCCCCCAAAGTCGTCCGCAGCGCGATGGGCGGTATGTTTCGTTTGGATTTGTGGACTGAGGACAGTGTGCAATTCATAGAGGATTGGCGGCGGAATCACCCTGATGGGCGTGTCATCGTGGCGGCTGCCGACGCGGATGAATTGTGTTATTCGGCAGACATGCGCCGGCCGACGTTAGTCGTCATTGGCAGTGAGGCATTCGGTGCGAGTGACGAAGTGCGTGAATTAGCCGATCTCGCTGTTGCCATTCCCATGCAGGCGGACACGGAGAGTTTGAACGCAGCGGTGGCTGGGAGCATCTTATTATACGAGGCATATCGTCAAGGTCGTCCATAG
- a CDS encoding MFS transporter — protein MQSTAKTVFGLKRSLALLVLGLCEFVRGSLIFFIIPMYVHNVLGFSTAAIGYAMAAHYVFDTGLRSPAGWLVDRLGQRKVCLALLAVAGFGLWLVVSQQVFWLILVGCALLGVGMAAIWPAVIARATEGLEPDAYATAMGGVMMAWLLGAGLGAICMSWLFGVHVQRGFATLMVLWTCAYVLAMVVMSSWSARTGLRKRTHLLMVLREVNSVKVLFPGVFVQTFAIGVLLPVLVLYARNVLHLDSRMYSYLLLTGGAAAVLLQVPVGRLVDKYGYRAFLVAGFLMAAVSLPIIGGLHQVRGIFFAVVLFGAAYAFILPSWNAVVAQCITPQRRAVMFGVFMTVEGLGMAVGPVVGTEMWNAMGPSAPFDVASIILFIMSILYGMMRLDKLFIKRNHQSPSRAS, from the coding sequence GTGCAAAGTACAGCGAAAACGGTGTTTGGTCTGAAACGCAGCCTCGCGCTGTTAGTGCTTGGTCTGTGTGAATTTGTCCGCGGATCGCTGATTTTTTTTATTATCCCGATGTATGTTCACAATGTACTGGGTTTTTCCACCGCAGCGATTGGGTATGCCATGGCTGCTCACTATGTCTTTGACACGGGCTTGCGTTCGCCTGCTGGATGGTTGGTAGATAGACTCGGGCAACGGAAAGTGTGCCTTGCGCTACTGGCTGTTGCAGGTTTCGGGCTTTGGCTCGTCGTCAGTCAACAGGTCTTTTGGCTGATTCTTGTTGGGTGTGCTCTCCTGGGTGTTGGCATGGCCGCCATCTGGCCAGCCGTTATAGCGCGAGCCACGGAAGGCTTGGAACCGGATGCCTACGCGACAGCGATGGGCGGCGTCATGATGGCTTGGCTCCTAGGAGCAGGGCTGGGCGCTATTTGCATGAGTTGGCTGTTTGGTGTGCATGTTCAACGGGGATTTGCCACACTCATGGTGCTCTGGACGTGTGCATACGTGTTAGCGATGGTTGTGATGAGCAGTTGGAGCGCCAGGACGGGTCTGCGTAAGCGTACACACTTACTCATGGTTCTACGCGAAGTGAACAGCGTGAAGGTATTATTTCCAGGTGTTTTCGTACAGACATTTGCAATCGGCGTATTGCTCCCCGTGCTGGTCTTGTATGCAAGAAATGTGCTACACCTCGACTCGCGAATGTACAGCTATCTATTGCTGACCGGAGGAGCAGCAGCCGTGCTCTTGCAGGTGCCGGTGGGCCGTCTAGTAGACAAGTACGGATATCGAGCTTTTTTAGTAGCAGGATTTCTCATGGCCGCCGTGTCTTTGCCTATCATTGGTGGTCTTCATCAGGTGCGAGGCATTTTTTTCGCCGTCGTCTTGTTTGGTGCAGCATATGCATTCATCCTGCCGTCATGGAACGCCGTTGTGGCACAGTGTATTACGCCACAGCGCAGGGCGGTCATGTTTGGTGTGTTTATGACAGTCGAGGGTCTCGGTATGGCCGTCGGTCCCGTGGTTGGAACGGAGATGTGGAACGCCATGGGGCCGAGTGCCCCGTTTGACGTCGCATCCATTATTCTCTTCATCATGAGCATACTTTACGGTATGATGCGTTTGGACAAGTTATTTATCAAACGGAATCATCAATCGCCATCAAGGGCATCGTGA
- a CDS encoding divergent PAP2 family protein, whose translation MWVAPLVAMVVAQGLKPIYNMVRLQSWNWRQMRNSGGMPSSHTALVTALVVELWMRYGGSDPVLAIGFFVAAVVMYDAAGVRWQTGRQAAVLNRLLNDLRGQQLNNVTSGGPTDSHSEPDESAKAQGIRPLKVVKSPWWLIDWPVLNEQVGHKPTEVVGGCLVGIIVGLLIH comes from the coding sequence ATGTGGGTGGCCCCATTGGTAGCCATGGTAGTGGCACAGGGCTTAAAACCGATATACAATATGGTGCGCTTGCAGTCGTGGAATTGGCGTCAGATGCGGAATTCAGGAGGCATGCCGAGTTCACATACAGCACTTGTGACCGCACTTGTAGTTGAACTGTGGATGCGGTACGGCGGGTCCGATCCCGTCCTCGCCATCGGCTTTTTCGTTGCAGCGGTTGTCATGTATGATGCAGCCGGTGTACGCTGGCAAACGGGTCGCCAAGCGGCTGTTCTCAATCGATTACTAAACGATCTCCGTGGACAACAACTTAACAATGTAACGAGCGGTGGCCCAACTGACTCGCATTCAGAACCAGACGAGTCCGCCAAGGCACAAGGTATTCGGCCGCTCAAGGTCGTCAAGTCGCCGTGGTGGTTAATCGACTGGCCTGTGTTAAATGAACAAGTTGGCCATAAACCCACAGAGGTTGTTGGCGGCTGTTTGGTGGGAATCATTGTAGGGTTACTTATCCACTGA
- a CDS encoding P-loop NTPase family protein, with the protein MFEDIQLNVPLLRRRVPNLTTAARRVGLRAATVSNLCTGKIPVARAEVRTLVALAALAGCRLDELIIRGGGVGMIETGIKVVDVFAPIVRGGTIGFVARPGMGQLVLLAELFRRLQQRQFATVFWMPGEEAIGISDVVAEVEVVCHSLDEVQDEVSNLRTDKDVLLGVDRSMVLSGELATLKERIQEAGARPVTVVLVDTLGHGADEESPYGPLDTLLRFDADLAARGFYPAVDPVISTSTLLEGAQLEAAHLNIQQRARKMLRRYRELRALVNIRGVEKVPASDMETYRRGERLEAFFTQPFFVAEAFTGKPGEHVVLTDTLECIRRIMDGEADDLDVSEVQYVGRIEFQP; encoded by the coding sequence GTGTTTGAGGATATACAGCTAAATGTTCCATTGTTGCGTCGAAGGGTCCCTAACTTGACGACCGCGGCTCGGCGTGTCGGACTACGTGCTGCAACCGTCTCCAATCTCTGCACAGGAAAAATTCCCGTGGCACGTGCGGAGGTGCGAACGTTGGTTGCGTTGGCGGCGCTCGCTGGGTGTCGCTTGGATGAGCTGATTATTCGTGGAGGCGGTGTCGGAATGATCGAAACGGGTATTAAAGTGGTCGACGTCTTTGCGCCCATCGTGCGTGGGGGAACGATAGGATTTGTTGCCCGCCCTGGAATGGGTCAGTTGGTGCTGCTCGCTGAACTCTTTCGTCGGTTACAGCAACGGCAGTTCGCGACGGTGTTTTGGATGCCAGGTGAAGAGGCTATCGGTATTAGCGATGTCGTTGCGGAAGTTGAGGTTGTCTGTCACTCCCTCGATGAAGTTCAGGATGAAGTGTCCAATTTACGGACAGACAAGGATGTCTTGTTGGGTGTGGACAGATCTATGGTCCTGTCGGGTGAGTTGGCCACTCTGAAGGAGCGAATTCAAGAAGCAGGAGCACGTCCGGTGACCGTTGTGTTGGTCGACACACTGGGACACGGTGCGGATGAAGAGTCTCCGTACGGTCCATTAGACACGTTGCTCAGATTTGATGCAGACCTCGCAGCGAGGGGATTTTATCCGGCTGTTGACCCAGTCATATCCACCTCTACGCTGCTCGAGGGAGCTCAGTTGGAAGCCGCTCATTTGAACATTCAGCAGCGGGCTCGCAAGATGCTTCGTCGTTATCGGGAGTTGCGGGCGTTGGTGAACATCAGGGGAGTGGAGAAAGTTCCGGCATCCGATATGGAAACGTACCGACGCGGTGAGAGACTGGAGGCGTTTTTCACACAGCCATTCTTCGTTGCGGAAGCTTTTACGGGAAAACCAGGAGAACACGTTGTCTTGACCGATACGCTAGAGTGTATCCGCCGCATCATGGACGGGGAGGCAGATGACTTGGACGTTTCTGAAGTTCAGTATGTTGGACGGATCGAATTTCAACCGTAG
- a CDS encoding spore coat associated protein CotJA, whose translation MEEGKLGESQWRQYQPYHSPFDPCPPRAKRYVVPPNQMMTFQSSGLKQYSPHEALRRGTLWPDLYSPYPYGEREGKR comes from the coding sequence GTGGAAGAGGGAAAACTCGGTGAAAGTCAGTGGCGTCAGTATCAGCCATATCATAGTCCGTTTGACCCATGCCCTCCACGGGCGAAACGATACGTTGTCCCACCCAATCAAATGATGACATTCCAATCCTCGGGTTTAAAACAATATTCTCCGCATGAGGCACTTCGGCGAGGAACGCTCTGGCCAGATCTGTACAGTCCGTATCCATATGGGGAACGGGAGGGGAAGAGATGA
- a CDS encoding spore coat protein CotJB: MSGTVPKQYYQYMHELQSVDFVLVELTLYLDTHPDDKQALAQFQQFQKRKQNLVQQFESAFGPMYEFGMSPADGTSWKWAETPWPWQV, from the coding sequence ATGAGCGGCACCGTTCCGAAACAATACTACCAGTACATGCACGAACTTCAGTCGGTCGATTTTGTCTTGGTTGAGTTAACCCTGTATCTCGATACACATCCGGACGACAAACAAGCACTCGCCCAATTCCAACAGTTCCAAAAGCGGAAACAAAATTTGGTCCAGCAGTTCGAGTCAGCCTTCGGCCCGATGTACGAGTTCGGCATGAGTCCCGCCGATGGAACCTCATGGAAATGGGCAGAAACACCGTGGCCCTGGCAGGTGTAA
- a CDS encoding manganese catalase family protein, which yields MWIYEKKLQYPVRVSKCDPKLARLLIEQYGGADGELSAALRYLNQRYTIPDKVIGLLTDIGTEEFAHLEMIATMVYKLTKDATPEQLKQAGLADHYVNHDSALYYENASGVPWTAAYIQAKGDPIADLYEDIAAEEKARATYQWIIDNTDDPDIIDSLKFLREREIVHSMRFREAVEIIKDYRDEKKVF from the coding sequence GTGTGGATTTATGAGAAGAAATTGCAGTATCCTGTTCGGGTGAGTAAGTGCGATCCAAAACTAGCAAGGTTACTCATTGAACAGTACGGTGGTGCGGATGGGGAGTTGTCCGCGGCGTTGCGCTATTTAAATCAGCGATACACCATCCCCGATAAGGTCATTGGGCTGTTAACGGACATTGGAACGGAAGAGTTTGCGCACCTTGAAATGATCGCGACGATGGTATACAAACTGACGAAGGATGCGACACCAGAACAACTAAAACAAGCGGGTTTAGCCGATCACTACGTCAACCACGATTCGGCCCTCTACTACGAAAACGCCTCCGGTGTTCCCTGGACAGCGGCTTATATTCAAGCCAAGGGGGATCCCATTGCAGACTTGTACGAGGACATTGCGGCGGAGGAAAAAGCCCGGGCCACGTACCAGTGGATTATTGACAATACAGACGATCCCGATATCATCGACAGCCTGAAATTTTTACGCGAACGTGAAATCGTTCACTCGATGAGATTCCGTGAGGCCGTTGAAATAATTAAGGATTATCGGGACGAAAAGAAGGTGTTCTAA
- a CDS encoding DoxX family protein encodes MSLGLLIIRLVIGLTFAGHGTQKLFGWFGGPGLKGTAGWLDSMGMKPGFLAALLAGLGELVAGLLLALGLWLPVSAALFIITMVVAIITVHGKNGFWLTKSGIEYNVTLIGVALGVALIGPGAYAIHF; translated from the coding sequence ATGAGTTTAGGTTTACTGATTATCCGCCTTGTCATCGGTCTCACTTTTGCAGGGCACGGAACGCAGAAATTATTCGGGTGGTTCGGTGGTCCCGGCTTAAAGGGAACGGCTGGTTGGCTGGACTCGATGGGTATGAAACCAGGCTTCCTTGCCGCACTTCTCGCTGGACTTGGTGAGTTAGTAGCTGGTCTTCTCCTAGCACTCGGACTTTGGCTTCCCGTGAGTGCGGCATTGTTTATTATCACGATGGTGGTTGCTATCATCACAGTCCACGGTAAGAACGGATTCTGGCTTACCAAAAGCGGCATTGAATACAATGTGACGCTTATCGGTGTTGCCCTAGGTGTTGCGCTTATCGGACCAGGGGCGTACGCTATTCATTTTTAA